From a region of the Phoenix dactylifera cultivar Barhee BC4 unplaced genomic scaffold, palm_55x_up_171113_PBpolish2nd_filt_p 000918F, whole genome shotgun sequence genome:
- the LOC103723288 gene encoding uncharacterized protein LOC103723288 isoform X1 — protein sequence MTLTRHPFSASFCGFSQLSDSYERSGLHSKGWVDMGISSRIISNHALRLRSCMDRHNGVFRRVHDETRKAHAVAPYWQFVRDSEIVFGEEVGAKLVNGDGACRHGNPLGFSDHLMPQKLVVAVDVDEVLGSFLSALNQFIADRYSSNHSMSEYYVYEFFKIWNCSRTEGITCFLFIVAADIRVHEFFKTAYFKEGIHPIPGARHALHRLSAFCNLSVVTSRQNAIKDHTLKWIEEHYPGLFQEIHFGNHFALDGQSRPKSEICKSLGAQVLIDDNPRYALECADVGIRVLLFDYDNSYPWCKSGSATSHPLVTKVHNWQEVDHQLVSLAVP from the exons ATGACCTTAACTAGGCATCCCTTCTCTGCAAGTTTCTGTGGGTTCAGCCAGTTAAGTGACTCTTATGAGCGAAGTGGACTCCATAGCAAGGGTTGGGTTGATATGGGAATTAGCTCCAGAATTATTTCAAATCATGCCTTGCGTTTGAGAAGTTGCATGGATCGCCATAATGGTGTTTTTAGAAGGGTACATGATGAAACTAGAAAAGCTCATGCTGTAGCGCCTTATTGGCAATTTGTTCGGGATTCTGAAATAGTTTTTGGAGAGGAGGTGGGTGCAAAATTGGTGAATGGAGATGGAGCATGCAGACATGGAAACCCCCTTGGGTTTTCCGACCACTTAATGCCACAGAAATTGGTGGTTGCTGTTGATGTTGATGAAG TCCTTGGAAGCTTTCTCTCAGCTTTAAACCAATTTATTGCGGATCGCTACTCTTCTAATCACTCAATGTCAGAGTACTATGTATACGAGTTTTTCAAG ATATGGAATTGTTCTCGAACAGAAGGTATCACTTG TTTTTTGTTTATTGTGGCAGCTGATATCCGTGTTCACGAGTTCTTTAAAACTGCTTATTTCAAAGAGGGCATTCATCCTATCCCAGGTGCTCGGCATGCTCTTCACAGACTATCTGCATTTTGCAATTTATCAGTGGTGAC ATCTCGGCAGAATGCAATCAAAGATCACACATTGAAGTGGATTGAAGAGCATTATCCTGGCTTATTTCAGGAGATTCACTTTGGAAATCATTTTGCATTGGATGGACAATCACGGCCAAAATCTGAGATCTGCAA GTCTTTGGGAGCCCAAGTCCTGATTGATGACAACCCAAGATATGCTCTTGAATGTGCAGACGTAGGTATTAGAGTCTTACTCTTTGACTATGACAACTCGTATCCGTGGTGCAAGTCTGGCTCGGCAACTTCACACCCCCTGGTGACCAAGGTTCATAACTGGCAAGAAGTAGATCACCAACTGGTCTCCTTGGCAGTTCCTTAG
- the LOC103723288 gene encoding uncharacterized protein LOC103723288 isoform X2, which produces MTLTRHPFSASFCGFSQLSDSYERSGLHSKGWVDMGISSRIISNHALRLRSCMDRHNGVFRRVHDETRKAHAVAPYWQFVRDSEIVFGEEVGAKLVNGDGACRHGNPLGFSDHLMPQKLVVAVDVDEVLGSFLSALNQFIADRYSSNHSMSEYYVYEFFKIWNCSRTEADIRVHEFFKTAYFKEGIHPIPGARHALHRLSAFCNLSVVTSRQNAIKDHTLKWIEEHYPGLFQEIHFGNHFALDGQSRPKSEICKSLGAQVLIDDNPRYALECADVGIRVLLFDYDNSYPWCKSGSATSHPLVTKVHNWQEVDHQLVSLAVP; this is translated from the exons ATGACCTTAACTAGGCATCCCTTCTCTGCAAGTTTCTGTGGGTTCAGCCAGTTAAGTGACTCTTATGAGCGAAGTGGACTCCATAGCAAGGGTTGGGTTGATATGGGAATTAGCTCCAGAATTATTTCAAATCATGCCTTGCGTTTGAGAAGTTGCATGGATCGCCATAATGGTGTTTTTAGAAGGGTACATGATGAAACTAGAAAAGCTCATGCTGTAGCGCCTTATTGGCAATTTGTTCGGGATTCTGAAATAGTTTTTGGAGAGGAGGTGGGTGCAAAATTGGTGAATGGAGATGGAGCATGCAGACATGGAAACCCCCTTGGGTTTTCCGACCACTTAATGCCACAGAAATTGGTGGTTGCTGTTGATGTTGATGAAG TCCTTGGAAGCTTTCTCTCAGCTTTAAACCAATTTATTGCGGATCGCTACTCTTCTAATCACTCAATGTCAGAGTACTATGTATACGAGTTTTTCAAG ATATGGAATTGTTCTCGAACAGAAG CTGATATCCGTGTTCACGAGTTCTTTAAAACTGCTTATTTCAAAGAGGGCATTCATCCTATCCCAGGTGCTCGGCATGCTCTTCACAGACTATCTGCATTTTGCAATTTATCAGTGGTGAC ATCTCGGCAGAATGCAATCAAAGATCACACATTGAAGTGGATTGAAGAGCATTATCCTGGCTTATTTCAGGAGATTCACTTTGGAAATCATTTTGCATTGGATGGACAATCACGGCCAAAATCTGAGATCTGCAA GTCTTTGGGAGCCCAAGTCCTGATTGATGACAACCCAAGATATGCTCTTGAATGTGCAGACGTAGGTATTAGAGTCTTACTCTTTGACTATGACAACTCGTATCCGTGGTGCAAGTCTGGCTCGGCAACTTCACACCCCCTGGTGACCAAGGTTCATAACTGGCAAGAAGTAGATCACCAACTGGTCTCCTTGGCAGTTCCTTAG
- the LOC103723288 gene encoding uncharacterized protein LOC103723288 isoform X3, translating into MTLTRHPFSASFCGFSQLSDSYERSGLHSKGWVDMGISSRIISNHALRLRSCMDRHNGVFRRVHDETRKAHAVAPYWQFVRDSEIVFGEEVGAKLVNGDGACRHGNPLGFSDHLMPQKLVVAVDVDEVLGSFLSALNQFIADRYSSNHSMSEYYVYEFFKIWNCSRTEGITCFLFIVAADIRVHEFFKTAYFKEGIHPIPGARHALHRLSAFCNLSVVTSRQNAIKDHTLKWIEEHYPGLFQEIHFGNHFALDGQSRPKSEICKSL; encoded by the exons ATGACCTTAACTAGGCATCCCTTCTCTGCAAGTTTCTGTGGGTTCAGCCAGTTAAGTGACTCTTATGAGCGAAGTGGACTCCATAGCAAGGGTTGGGTTGATATGGGAATTAGCTCCAGAATTATTTCAAATCATGCCTTGCGTTTGAGAAGTTGCATGGATCGCCATAATGGTGTTTTTAGAAGGGTACATGATGAAACTAGAAAAGCTCATGCTGTAGCGCCTTATTGGCAATTTGTTCGGGATTCTGAAATAGTTTTTGGAGAGGAGGTGGGTGCAAAATTGGTGAATGGAGATGGAGCATGCAGACATGGAAACCCCCTTGGGTTTTCCGACCACTTAATGCCACAGAAATTGGTGGTTGCTGTTGATGTTGATGAAG TCCTTGGAAGCTTTCTCTCAGCTTTAAACCAATTTATTGCGGATCGCTACTCTTCTAATCACTCAATGTCAGAGTACTATGTATACGAGTTTTTCAAG ATATGGAATTGTTCTCGAACAGAAGGTATCACTTG TTTTTTGTTTATTGTGGCAGCTGATATCCGTGTTCACGAGTTCTTTAAAACTGCTTATTTCAAAGAGGGCATTCATCCTATCCCAGGTGCTCGGCATGCTCTTCACAGACTATCTGCATTTTGCAATTTATCAGTGGTGAC ATCTCGGCAGAATGCAATCAAAGATCACACATTGAAGTGGATTGAAGAGCATTATCCTGGCTTATTTCAGGAGATTCACTTTGGAAATCATTTTGCATTGGATGGACAATCACGGCCAAAATCTGAGATCTGCAA GTCTCTGTGA
- the LOC103723288 gene encoding uncharacterized protein LOC103723288 isoform X4: MTLTRHPFSASFCGFSQLSDSYERSGLHSKGWVDMGISSRIISNHALRLRSCMDRHNGVFRRVHDETRKAHAVAPYWQFVRDSEIVFGEEVGAKLVNGDGACRHGNPLGFSDHLMPQKLVVAVDVDEVLGSFLSALNQFIADRYSSNHSMSEYYVYEFFKIWNCSRTEGITCFLFIVAADIRVHEFFKTAYFKEGIHPIPGARHALHRLSAFCNLSVVTRFTLEIILHWMDNHGQNLRSASLWEPKS; the protein is encoded by the exons ATGACCTTAACTAGGCATCCCTTCTCTGCAAGTTTCTGTGGGTTCAGCCAGTTAAGTGACTCTTATGAGCGAAGTGGACTCCATAGCAAGGGTTGGGTTGATATGGGAATTAGCTCCAGAATTATTTCAAATCATGCCTTGCGTTTGAGAAGTTGCATGGATCGCCATAATGGTGTTTTTAGAAGGGTACATGATGAAACTAGAAAAGCTCATGCTGTAGCGCCTTATTGGCAATTTGTTCGGGATTCTGAAATAGTTTTTGGAGAGGAGGTGGGTGCAAAATTGGTGAATGGAGATGGAGCATGCAGACATGGAAACCCCCTTGGGTTTTCCGACCACTTAATGCCACAGAAATTGGTGGTTGCTGTTGATGTTGATGAAG TCCTTGGAAGCTTTCTCTCAGCTTTAAACCAATTTATTGCGGATCGCTACTCTTCTAATCACTCAATGTCAGAGTACTATGTATACGAGTTTTTCAAG ATATGGAATTGTTCTCGAACAGAAGGTATCACTTG TTTTTTGTTTATTGTGGCAGCTGATATCCGTGTTCACGAGTTCTTTAAAACTGCTTATTTCAAAGAGGGCATTCATCCTATCCCAGGTGCTCGGCATGCTCTTCACAGACTATCTGCATTTTGCAATTTATCAGTGGTGAC GAGATTCACTTTGGAAATCATTTTGCATTGGATGGACAATCACGGCCAAAATCTGAGATCTGCAA GTCTTTGGGAGCCCAAGTCCTGA
- the LOC103723290 gene encoding replication factor C subunit 3, producing the protein MLWVDKYRPRTLDKVIVHEEIAGNIRKLVSEQDCPHLLFYGPPGSGKKTLIMALLKQMFGPGSEKVKLENKMWKINAGTRTIELELTMLSSTHHVELNPSDAGFQDRYIVQEIIKEMARNRPIDTKGKKGYKVLVLNEVDKLSREAQHSLRRTMEKYSASCRLILCCNSSSKVTEAVRSRCLNIRVNAPTEEQIIKVLEFIGKKENLQLPPGFTARIAAQSNRSLRRAILSLETCRVQQYPFTANQAVPPMDWEQYISEIASDIIMEQSPKRLFMVRGKLYELLVNCIPPEIILKKLLSELLKKLDSELKHEVCHWAAYYEHRMRLGQKAIFHIEAFVAKFMSIYKGFLIATFS; encoded by the exons ATGCTGTGGGTCGACAAGTACCGGCCAAGAACCCTAGACAAGGTCATTGTCCACGAGGAGATCGCCGGGAACATCAGGAAGCTG GTCTCCGAGCAGGACTGCCCCCATCTTCTCTTTTACGGGCCGCCAGGTTCGGGCAAGAAAACCCTAATCATGGCCTTGCTCAAGCAAATGTTTGGCCCCGGATCTGAGAAG GTGAAGTTGGAGAACAAGATGTGGAAGATCAAT GCTGGAACTCGGACAATTGAACTTGAATTGACGATGTTATCGAGCACCCATCACGTGGAGCTGAACCCCAGTGATGCAGGCTTTCAAGATAGGTACATTGTTCAGGAGATTATtaaggaaatggctagaaacaGACCTATAGATACTAAAGGCAAAAAGGGATACAAAG TGCTTGTGTTGAATGAAGTTGACAAGCTCTCAAGAGAAGCTCAACATTCTCTCCGGCGAACAATGGAGAAATATAGTGCATCGTGCCGGTTAATCTTATGTTGCAACAGCTCTTCAAAAGTAACTGAGGCTGTTAGATCCCGCTGTCTGAATATACGGGTGAATGCACCTACTGAGGAACAG ATTATCAAAGTTTTGGAGTTTATTGGCAAGAAGGAGAACCTACAACTTCCACCTGGATTCACAGCTCGTATAGCAGCTCAGTCAAACCGTAGTTTGAGAAGGGCGATATTATCTTTGGAAACCTGTCGAGTGCAACA GTATCCATTCACAGCGAACCAAGCAGTGCCCCCCATGGACTGGGAACAATATATTTCTGAAATAGCTTCTGATATTATTATGGAACAGAGTCCTAAGAG ATTATTTATGGTCCGTGGAAAATTATATGAGCTACTTGTTAATTGTATTCCTCCTGAAATCATTCTGAAG AAGTTACTGTCAGAATTACTGAAAAAGTTGGACTCTGAATTGAAACATGAAGTATGTCATTGGGCTGCATACTAT GAGCACAGGATGCGTCTTGGGCAGAAGGCCATATTCCACATAGAAG CATTTGTGGCTAAGTTCATGAGCATCTACAAGGGGTTCCTCATTGCAACATTTTCCTGA
- the LOC103700281 gene encoding probable pectinesterase/pectinesterase inhibitor 12, with the protein MASPSLPLLPYLLTSFLLFLSLLLTPTTSSSSTHLNPNNVQSICHFTPYPASCLESQKFTISIGGSTNPSILTSALCSLQAAISYATKLSSLLSCIAPGPNLVESQKSSLQDCRDLHQITLSSLKKSLAELASSTDDSICNLADVRAYLSAALTNKATCLEGLTGARGSLKPSLVESWTTAYEHVSNSLDLVARLGPRRPGARRRRLLSSTAGSDGFPVWVPRRDRRLLQSDDDGEYGPSSVVTVAADGTGNFTTVGEAIAFAPNNSAVRTIVMVRAGTYEENVEIPSEKHNILLIGDGSDGTVIRGSRSVGDGWTTFRSATVGVFGQGFLARDITFQNIAGAAKSQAVALRVNADMVALYRCVIDGYQDTLYVHSFRQFYRECDIHGTVDFLFGNAAVLFQGCKLVAKNPLRGQSNVVAAQSRDDPNEDTGIAIQNCSVLASGELTSSNVSTKTYLGRPWRLYSRTVYIKSYLDKLVDPAGWLEWSGDQGLDTLYFGEYMNSGPGSGTDGRVSWPGYHIMDYDDASNFTVSEFIYGNEWLDSTSFPYDAGI; encoded by the exons ATGgcttctccctcccttcctctccttccatATCTTCTAACTTCTTTTCTCCTATTCTTGTCCCTCCTCCTCACtcccaccacctcctcctcctccactcaTCTAAACCCTAACAACGTGCAATCCATCTGCCACTTCACTCCCTACCCCGCCTCCTGTTTAGAATCCCAGAAGTTCACCATCTCCATCGGCGGCTCCACCAACCCCTCCATCCTTACCTCCGCCCTCTGCTCCCTTCAGGCCGCCATCTCCTACGCCACCAagctctcctccctcctctcctgcATCGCCCCCGGCCCCAACCTCGTCGAGTCCCAAAAAAGCTCCCTACAGGACTGCCGAGACCTCCACCAGATCACCCTCTCCTCCCTTAAGAAATCCCTCGCCGAGCTCGCCAGCTCCACCGACGACAGTATCTGCAACCTCGCCGACGTCCGGGCCTACCTCAGCGCCGCCCTCACCAACAAGGCCACCTGCCTCGAGGGCCTTACCGGTGCCCGGGGCTCGCTCAAGCCCTCGCTGGTGGAGTCCTGGACCACAGCCTACGAGCACGTAAgcaactccctcgacctcgtcgCCCGCTTGGGTCCCCGGCGGCCGGGGGCCCGGCGGAGACGGTTGCTCTCCTCCACCGCCGGCAGCGATGGATTCCCGGTATGGGTCCCGCGGAGGGACCGGAGGCTACTCCAGAGCGACGACGACGGGGAGTACGGCCCGTCGTCGGTGGTGACGGTGGCGGCGGACGGGACAGGGAACTTCACGACGGTCGGAGAAGCGATCGCGTTCGCGCCGAACAACAGCGCGGTCCGCACAATCGTGATGGTGCGGGCGGGGACGTACGAGGAGAACGTGGAGATCCCAAGTGAGAAGCACAACATTCTGCTGATTGGGGATGGGAGCGACGGGACCGTGATCAGAGGAAGCCGGAGCGTTGGTGACGGCTGGACCACCTTTCGATCAGCCACCGTCG GTGTATTTGGACAAGGTTTCTTGGCTCGTGACATTACCTTCCAAAACATTGCCGGAGCAGCAAAGAGCCAAGCCGTGGCCCTCCGAGTAAACGCCGACATGGTTGCCCTCTACCGTTGCGTCATTGATGGCTACCAGGATACgctatacgtccactccttccGGCAGTTCTACCGGGAATGTGATATCCACGGCACGGTGGATTTCCTCTTCGGTAATGCTGCAGTGCTCTTCCAGGGATGCAAACTTGTGGCTAAGAATCCTTTACGTGGCCAGTCCAATGTTGTCGCGGCCCAATCCAGAGATGATCCTAACGAGGATACCGGCATCGCTATTCAGAATTGCTCGGTCCTGGCATCTGGCGAACTAACATCAAGCAACGTAAGCACCAAGACCTACCTGGGGAGGCCTTGGAGGCTCTATTCCAGGACAGTGTACATCAAGTCGTACCTTGATAAGCTGGTGGATCCGGCAGGGTGGTTGGAGTGGTCGGGAGACCAGGGGCTGGATACCTTATACTTCGGCGAGTATATGAATAGTGGACCCGGATCCGGGACCGATGGTCGAGTCTCGTGGCCGGGATACCACATTATGGATTACGATGATGCCTCTAACTTCACTGTGTCGGAGTTCATCTACGGCAACGAGTGGTTGGATTCCACCTCATTTCCGTATGATGCTGGGATATGA
- the LOC103723291 gene encoding pectinesterase-like encodes MSAFQDFGPLSERRRAERQQKRRKHLMIAGASVSVILILAAVGVAAIIYQSKHHGEHSKGSSTSKNKDVQSTTRAIKLICGAADYKEACESRMAKVVNTTSPKALIRASISVVVDEVTKAFNQSELFKSDDPMVQGAVEDCKELFRFSDDELATALGSIDALTLDQIPKQSSELRNWLSAVMSYQQTCIDGFPDGELKDKMEEAMESAKELTTNALAIIEEASDFLSSVKIPAGSRRRRLLAEGQEAALHKDGLPSWLSKEERRHLEEGEQDGQGGPRATRNLQPNVTVAKDGSGDFKTISEALAQMPKKFEGRYFIYVKEGVYEETVVVDKKMINVTIYGDGSRKTIVSGSKNYVDGTRTYQTATFAALGDGFMAIAMGFRNTAGPEKHQAVALRVQADRAVFLNCRMEGYQDTLYAQCHRQFYRSCIIAGTVDFIFGDAAAIFQNCVLVVRRPLDNQQNIVTAQGRTSPRETTGFVLHHCRFTADSKLVPDKDKIPSYLGRPWKEYSRTVIMESDIGDFIHKDGYMPWNGDFALKKLFYAEYNNKGPGADTSARVQWPGFKVISSRTEAAGFTPEVFIQGRDWIKRTGGAAPVPVHLGLY; translated from the exons ATGTCTGCCTTTCAGGACTTCGGGCCCCTCTCAGAGCGCCGAAGGGCCGAAAGGCAGCAGAAGAGGCGCAAGCACCTCATGATCGCTGGGGCCTCCGTCTCCGTCATCCTCATCCTCGCCGCCGTCGGCGTTGCTGCCATTATATACCAATCGAAGCATCACGGCGAGCACAGCAAAGGTTCCTCCACCTCCAAAAACAAGGACGTGCAGTCCACCACCCGGGCCATCAAGCTGATCTGCGGTGCGGCCGATTACAAGGAGGCCTGCGAGTCACGCATGGCGAAGGTCGTGAACACGACGTCGCCCAAGGCCCTCATCCGGGCCTCGATCTCCGTCGTCGTCGATGAGGTCACCAAGGCCTTCAACCAATCGGAGTTGTTCAAGAGCGACGATCCTATGGTGCAGGGTGCGGTCGAGGACTGCAAGGAGCTTTTCCGGTTCTCCGACGACGAGCTCGCGACGGCGCTGGGCAGCATCGACGCGCTCACGTTGGATCAGATCCCGAAGCAATCCAGTGAGCTGCGGAACTGGCTGAGCGCCGTCATGTCGTACCAGCAGACGTGCATCGATGGATTCCCGGATGGggagttgaaggataaaatggAGGAAGCCATGGAGTCGGCGAAAGAGTTGACGACCAATGCGCTGGCTATCATCGAGGAGGCATCAGACTTCCTTTCATCGGTTAAGATTCCGGCTggcagccgccgccgccgcctcctcgcGGAGGGTCAAGAGGCGGCCCTTCACAAGGATGGCCTCCCTTCATGGCTATCCAAGGAGGAACGTAGGCATCTCGAGGAGGGCGAGCAGGATGGCCAGGGCGGCCCGCGTGCAACAAGGAACCTCCAGCCCAATGTCACGGTGGCGAAGGACGGAAGCGGAGATTTTAAAACCATTTCAGAAGCACTAGCGCAAATGCCGAAGAAATTTGAAGGAAG ATACTTTATTTACGTGAAGGAGGGGGTCTACGAGGAGACCGTGGTGGTCGATAAGAAGATGATCAACGTGACCATATACGGGGATGGATCGAGGAAGACTATCGTGTCCGGAAGCAAGAACTACGTCGATGGTACCAGGACATACCAGACCGCAACCTTTG CGGCACTAGGAGACGGCTTCATGGCCATAGCCATGGGGTTCCGGAACACAGCCGGCCCGGAGAAGCACCAGGCCGTGGCCCTCCGCGTCCAGGCCGACCGCGCCGTCTTCCTCAACTGCCGCATGGAGGGCTACCAGGACACCCTCTACGCCCAGTGCCACCGCCAGTTCTACCGCAGCTGCATCATCGCCGGCACCGTCGACTTCATCTTCGGCGACGCCGCCGCCATCTTCCAGAACTGCGTCCTCGTCGTCCGCCGCCCCCTCGACAACCAGCAGAACATCGTCACCGCCCAGGGCCGCACCTCCCCCCGCGAGACCACCGGCTTCGTCCTCCACCACTGCCGCTTCACCGCCGACTCCAAGCTCGTCCCCGACAAGGACAAGATCCCCAGCTACCTCGGCCGTCCCTGGAAGGAATACTCTCGGACCGTCATCATGGAGTCGGATATCGGAGACTTCATCCACAAGGATGGCTACATGCCGTGGAACGGCGACTTCGCCCTGAAGAAGTTGTTCTACGCCGAGTACAACAACAAGGGGCCGGGCGCCGACACGTCGGCGAGGGTGCAGTGGCCCGGCTTTAAGGTCATTTCTAGCCGGACGGAGGCCGCCGGCTTCACTCCGGAGGTGTTCATCCAAGGTCGTGATTGGATCAAGAGAACAGGGGGGGCGGCCCCTGTCCCAGTTCACCTGGGTCTATAttaa